The genomic interval CGGAGAAGATCTTCCGCGGCGGCCAGGTCCGGTGCCATCTCACGGTCTTCGTCCCAGCGCTCGACGCGTTGTCGCACCAACCGGTGGAGGCTCTCCAGAGGCTCACTCGAACGCAACGGGCGGAGCAGATCGATGCCCTGCGCGGCGGACACCAGCTCGATCGCCAGCACTTTGCGGGCATTGTCCACCGCTTGCCGCGCCTTGAGAGCCGCCCACATACCCATCGAAACGTGGTCCTCTTTGTCCGCCGAAGTCGGGATGGAATCCACCGACGCGGGATGGCAGAGGGTCTTGTTTTCGCTCACCAACGCCGCCGCCGTCACCTGAGCGATCATGAAGCCCGAATTGAGACCGGCGTCGCGTACCAGAAACGGCGGCAGGCCGGAAAAGGCGGTGTTGGTGAGCTTTTCTGTCCGCCGCTCGCTGATCGAGGCCAGCTCCGTCACCGCCATCGCCAGCACGTCGGCCGCCATGGCCATCGGAGCGCCGTGGAAATTGCCGCCGGAAATGATCTCGCCCGCCGCCTCGTCGTCCGCTGCAAAGACCAGCGGATTGTCGGTCACCGAGTTCATCTCGATCTCGACCTTGGCGGCGATATCCGCCAGCAGATCCCGCGCCGCGCCGTGGACCTGCGGCATGCAGCGGACACTGTAGGGATCCTGCACCCGGAGATCGCTCTCGCCACGGTGCGATTCGCGAATCTCCGAGCCGGCGAGCAGCCGCCACAGGTTGCCGGCGCTCGCTCCCTGGCCGGGATGCGGGCGGAGGGCGTGAATCCTCGCATCGAAGGCGGAATCCGTTCCCCGCAGGGCATCCGTTGCCAGGGCACCCACCAGGTCCGCGATGCGCGCCAGCCGGCGGGCGTCGAGCACCGCCAGGGCGAGCAGCGAGGTCATCGCCTGGGTGCCGTTGATCAGCGCCAGGCCCTCCTTGGGACCCAGATCGAGGGGCTCCAGACCGGCCAGCCGCAGGCCCTCGCTGGCGGGCATCGGCGCAGAGTCCGGCCCACCCACGGCACGCTCGCCGAGATGCACCTGGCCGCGGCCGATGATCGGTAGTGCCAGGTGCGAAAGGGGCGCCAGATCGCCACTGGCTCCCACCGAGCCCCGGCTCGGCACCGTCGGCAGGATGTCCTTGTCCAGCAAGGTCAGGAGCGATTCCACCACCCGCGGCCGAATGCCGGAATTGCCCTGCGCCAGGGTGCTCGAGCGCAGCAGCAACATGCCGCGTATCGCCTCGTCGGGCAGCGCCTCGCCGATACCGGCCGCGTGGCTCAACAGCAGCCGGGCCTGCAGGCTGGAGAGCTGCTCCGAAGGAATACGCACCCGCGCTAGATCTCCGAAACCGGTGTTCACGCCGTACACCGCGCCCCCACCCGCAGCCGCCCGCCCGATCACCCGGCAGGCACGTTCCATCGCCGTGCGGGCGTCGTCGCCGAGCCGGCAGCCCTCGCCATCCCGAACGATGGCGGCAAAGTCCTCTAAGCGGAGCCCATGTCCGGTGATTTCCAGCAACTTCGACCCTCCATCGCGAAGAAAAGACGCCAGTCCAAAGCCCTTTCCGGTGCTCGGTAACCCTTCATCTGCCGCCTGGTGCGCTCGCGTGCTCGTTGAGATTCGAGTATATGCACTCGTCTCCTCGTCGGTCCATTGCCGACCCGGTCCCACCTCGCGCGGACAAGTTGTTATCCTGCCGACCTTTCGAAGGTTCTCAGCGCAACCTGCCTCAATCGATGAACACACCTACCACCGCCGCTCGCCATTTCGCGAAGATCACCCGCTGCCCGTACACCGGCGCGGCCCTCGAAGCCGTGTCGCGGCAGCGGCTGCTCGAACTCCTCACCCCTCGGGGGGCGGAGCGGCTTCCGGCGGAGGCCGATTCGGCGCTGGTGACCCGCGGCGGTGAGCTGGCCTTTCCGGTGGCCGGCCGCACCGCCTGCTTTCTGGAAAGCGACGCCCTGCCCTTGAGGCAAGGCGCGGATATGCCGGCTGCTCCCTCATCCGGCGAGGTGCGGGAAGCGGTACGTAGCTGGTACGACGATTTCGGCTGGCAGCGGACGGATTCTGGAGAACTGGGCGACACCGGCCTCTTCTCCCAACAGGGCGCCGCCGGGCACGGCCTGTACGAGATGAGTTCCCACCTGCGAATCCTCGATCACCTCCCCGGTGGCACCTATTTGCTCGATGCCGCCAGCGGCGCCCTCGCTCATCCGGAATATCGGGCGTACTCGTGGTTC from Acidobacteriota bacterium carries:
- the hutH gene encoding histidine ammonia-lyase, whose protein sequence is MLEITGHGLRLEDFAAIVRDGEGCRLGDDARTAMERACRVIGRAAAGGGAVYGVNTGFGDLARVRIPSEQLSSLQARLLLSHAAGIGEALPDEAIRGMLLLRSSTLAQGNSGIRPRVVESLLTLLDKDILPTVPSRGSVGASGDLAPLSHLALPIIGRGQVHLGERAVGGPDSAPMPASEGLRLAGLEPLDLGPKEGLALINGTQAMTSLLALAVLDARRLARIADLVGALATDALRGTDSAFDARIHALRPHPGQGASAGNLWRLLAGSEIRESHRGESDLRVQDPYSVRCMPQVHGAARDLLADIAAKVEIEMNSVTDNPLVFAADDEAAGEIISGGNFHGAPMAMAADVLAMAVTELASISERRTEKLTNTAFSGLPPFLVRDAGLNSGFMIAQVTAAALVSENKTLCHPASVDSIPTSADKEDHVSMGMWAALKARQAVDNARKVLAIELVSAAQGIDLLRPLRSSEPLESLHRLVRQRVERWDEDREMAPDLAAAEDLLRGPDLDPLLGDLA